One Flavobacterium sp. 90 DNA segment encodes these proteins:
- the recA gene encoding recombinase RecA, with the protein MSSEKDAKLKALQLTLDKLDKTYGKGTVMKMGDKAIVEVETISSGSLGVDLALGVNGYPRGRIIEIYGPESSGKTTLTLHAIAEAQKAGGIAAFIDAEHAFDRNYAEKLGVDIENLIISQPDNGEQALEIAENLIRSGAIDIVVIDSVAALTPKSEIEGEMGDSKMGLHARLMSQALRKLTGTISKTNCTVFFINQLREKIGVMFGNPETTTGGNALKFYASVRIDIRRSSQIKDGENVIGNRTKVKIVKNKVAPPFKTAEFDIMYGEGVSKTGEILDLAVEFEIVKKAGSWFSYGDTKLGQGRDAVKALIKDNPELADELEEKIKAYIKELANA; encoded by the coding sequence ATGAGTTCAGAAAAAGATGCCAAATTAAAAGCGCTACAACTTACGCTTGACAAACTAGATAAAACTTACGGTAAAGGAACTGTAATGAAAATGGGGGATAAAGCCATTGTAGAAGTAGAAACTATTTCTTCAGGTTCTCTTGGTGTTGATTTAGCCCTTGGAGTAAATGGTTATCCAAGAGGTAGAATCATTGAAATTTACGGTCCGGAATCTTCTGGAAAAACGACTTTAACGTTACACGCAATTGCTGAAGCTCAAAAAGCGGGTGGAATTGCAGCTTTTATAGATGCTGAGCACGCTTTTGATAGAAATTATGCTGAAAAATTAGGCGTAGATATTGAAAACCTAATCATCTCTCAACCAGATAATGGAGAGCAAGCTTTAGAAATTGCCGAAAACTTAATTCGTTCAGGAGCAATTGATATTGTGGTAATTGACTCTGTTGCTGCGTTAACACCAAAAAGTGAAATCGAAGGTGAAATGGGAGATTCTAAAATGGGTCTTCATGCACGTTTGATGTCTCAGGCTTTGAGAAAATTAACAGGAACTATTAGCAAAACAAACTGTACTGTTTTCTTCATCAACCAGTTGAGAGAGAAAATTGGAGTTATGTTTGGTAACCCAGAAACTACAACCGGTGGTAACGCCCTAAAGTTCTATGCTTCTGTGCGTATTGATATTCGTCGTTCATCTCAAATTAAAGACGGTGAGAACGTTATTGGTAACAGAACTAAAGTTAAAATCGTAAAAAATAAAGTTGCTCCGCCTTTTAAAACTGCCGAATTCGACATTATGTACGGAGAAGGAGTTTCTAAAACAGGAGAAATTCTTGACTTAGCGGTTGAATTTGAAATCGTTAAAAAAGCAGGATCTTGGTTTAGCTACGGAGATACAAAATTAGGTCAAGGTCGTGATGCCGTAAAAGCCCTAATCAAAGATAATCCGGAATTAGCTGATGAATTAGAAGAAAAAATTAAAGCGTATATCAAAGAATTGGCAAACGCTTAA
- a CDS encoding acyl-CoA thioesterase: MNPKHPSESLTILTDLVLPSETNPLNNLFGGELLARMDRAASIAARRHSRRIVVTASVNHVAFNRAISLGSVVTVEAKVSRSFKSSMEVFIDVWVEDRESGNRTKANEAIYTFVAVDDTGRPVEVPAIIPETELEIQRFEAALRRKQLSLLLAGKIKPSDATELKALFL; the protein is encoded by the coding sequence ATGAATCCAAAACATCCTTCCGAATCCCTAACAATCTTAACTGATTTAGTTTTACCGAGCGAAACAAATCCTTTAAACAACCTTTTTGGTGGCGAATTATTGGCCAGAATGGATCGTGCAGCAAGTATTGCAGCGCGCAGACATTCACGCCGAATCGTAGTTACGGCATCTGTAAATCACGTAGCTTTCAACAGAGCAATTTCTTTAGGAAGCGTTGTAACTGTTGAAGCAAAAGTTTCAAGATCTTTCAAAAGTTCGATGGAAGTTTTTATTGATGTTTGGGTAGAAGATCGCGAATCAGGAAACAGAACAAAAGCTAACGAAGCCATCTATACATTTGTTGCGGTAGACGACACCGGAAGACCCGTCGAAGTTCCTGCAATTATACCGGAAACGGAACTTGAAATTCAGCGCTTTGAAGCTGCTTTACGTCGTAAACAATTGAGTTTATTATTGGCAGGAAAAATAAAACCTTCTGATGCTACAGAATTAAAGGCTTTATTTTTATAG
- a CDS encoding DoxX family protein — protein sequence MNNVASILLLAFLALTFLQSGYEKIFYWKDNVEWLKGHFAQTILKNQVPLALLHLLILELISGILCVVGAIQLLTESGREFGFYGAIFSCICLLMMLFGQRLAKDYDGARTIVIYFIPAVMAVYWLN from the coding sequence ATGAATAATGTTGCCTCTATTTTACTATTGGCTTTTCTAGCCTTAACGTTCTTACAATCAGGGTATGAAAAAATATTCTACTGGAAAGACAATGTCGAATGGCTTAAAGGTCATTTTGCCCAGACAATATTAAAAAATCAAGTTCCCCTAGCCTTACTTCATCTTTTGATTTTGGAATTAATTTCCGGAATTTTATGTGTAGTTGGTGCTATACAATTACTAACAGAAAGCGGACGCGAATTTGGTTTTTACGGTGCTATATTTTCTTGCATCTGTTTGTTAATGATGCTTTTCGGACAACGACTAGCCAAAGATTATGATGGTGCGAGAACCATTGTTATTTATTTTATTCCGGCAGTAATGGCCGTTTATTGGTTGAATTAA
- a CDS encoding DNA polymerase III subunit delta' encodes MQFSQILGQDYIKSHLIKSASSGRIPHAQLFIGPEGSGTLSTAIAYAQYILCNNTGNENSNGNDSCNLKFQNLSHPDLHFIYPTVTTEDVKTKPKSLDFIQDWRTFIQEMPYGGLFDWYKVLGVQNKQGEIRVEDATEVLKSLSLKSYEGGYKIMIIWMADKMNIAASNKLLKLLEEPSDKTIFILISENEEDIIQTIRSRCQVIHFNGLPEKVIAEALISKENIDEKSAFKIAHQAQGNFSKALHLLKEDDSEYPFEQWFVNWVRAAFRAKGNAAAIQDLISWSEEIAGLGRESQKKFIQFCIEMFRQALLLNYQAPTLVYIEPKVDKFKLENFAPFVNGNNIHEIFKELSDAMYHIERNGNAKIILTDLSIKLTRLIHKK; translated from the coding sequence ATGCAATTTTCTCAAATTTTAGGTCAAGATTACATCAAAAGTCACTTGATAAAAAGTGCATCTTCCGGAAGAATTCCACATGCTCAATTATTCATTGGGCCAGAAGGAAGTGGCACATTATCAACAGCAATTGCTTATGCGCAATACATTTTGTGTAATAATACAGGAAACGAAAACTCAAACGGAAATGATTCCTGCAATTTGAAGTTTCAAAACCTCTCACATCCCGATTTGCATTTTATATATCCAACAGTTACGACCGAGGATGTAAAAACAAAACCCAAAAGTTTAGACTTCATTCAGGATTGGCGAACATTTATTCAGGAAATGCCTTACGGCGGATTATTTGACTGGTATAAAGTTCTGGGTGTTCAAAACAAACAAGGTGAAATTCGTGTCGAAGATGCAACCGAAGTTTTAAAATCGCTTTCGCTGAAATCTTACGAAGGCGGCTATAAAATCATGATCATCTGGATGGCCGATAAAATGAATATCGCCGCCTCAAATAAGCTTTTGAAATTATTGGAAGAACCTTCAGATAAAACCATTTTTATTCTGATTTCTGAAAATGAAGAAGATATTATACAAACCATACGTTCTCGTTGTCAGGTAATTCACTTTAATGGACTTCCGGAAAAAGTAATCGCCGAAGCTTTAATTTCAAAAGAAAACATCGACGAAAAATCGGCCTTCAAAATTGCACATCAAGCGCAAGGGAATTTCAGTAAAGCCTTACATCTATTAAAAGAAGACGATTCAGAATATCCTTTCGAACAATGGTTTGTCAATTGGGTTCGTGCTGCTTTTAGGGCAAAAGGAAATGCTGCCGCTATTCAGGATTTAATTTCCTGGAGCGAAGAAATAGCAGGATTAGGTCGTGAAAGTCAGAAAAAATTCATTCAGTTTTGTATCGAAATGTTTCGTCAGGCGCTTTTGCTTAATTATCAGGCACCAACTTTAGTTTACATTGAACCAAAAGTCGATAAATTTAAACTCGAAAATTTTGCTCCATTCGTAAACGGAAATAACATTCACGAAATTTTCAAAGAACTTTCAGATGCTATGTATCACATTGAAAGAAACGGAAATGCAAAAATTATCCTAACCGATTTATCCATAAAATTGACTCGTTTAATTCATAAAAAATAA
- the sprC gene encoding gliding motility protein SprC, whose protein sequence is MIQKITLSAFRIILFFSILLCTETNSYAQTKSINPQVLAFDRICADNTTQYNATFTYAGFPAGTVFIVELSTNNFTTIVTANTIDVSDPAVNQKTIKFNVPSDLPGSDTYSLRVSTTGFSSAKFVSFGLKTSFPIYYKAHDRQYTINNFNGTATFCAGGSILLTIDQDSTTPPNDSPLKYSFLTYNWFRDNGVSTPPTLVAGATGPSYNVTTPGVYYVETNYGTCTSESYSNRVTVSSSSSGSSVIIDSSLGNPFCANGDDTILTATAGNKYQWKKDGAVITGATNRTYATKEAGKYSVDVDFGGCVATGSIDLKSNGFNASIDVPDEYKLKEGEILDVNITTDATNPTIQWFLNGNVIPGATGISYKVATIGNYKAVISQTAGCVVTKEFAFKIKSDTALVTDVIPNILKLSGANPYWNIPDVYKNDTTKIIIISSNGDKVLDVVNYQGDWPQTAIDFKNVNPVYYYVIQSDTGEKKGSITVIK, encoded by the coding sequence ATGATTCAAAAAATTACGCTATCTGCATTTCGTATTATCCTTTTTTTTAGTATTTTATTATGTACTGAAACGAATTCCTATGCTCAGACCAAAAGTATAAACCCACAGGTTTTAGCGTTTGACAGGATTTGTGCAGATAATACTACGCAGTATAATGCCACTTTTACTTATGCTGGTTTTCCGGCAGGAACTGTATTTATCGTAGAGCTTTCAACGAATAATTTTACAACTATTGTGACTGCAAATACAATAGATGTTTCAGATCCTGCAGTCAATCAAAAAACTATAAAATTTAATGTTCCGTCAGATCTTCCGGGATCTGACACTTATAGTCTTAGAGTTTCAACTACAGGTTTTTCAAGTGCAAAGTTTGTTTCTTTTGGCTTAAAAACCTCTTTTCCAATTTATTACAAAGCGCACGATAGACAGTATACGATAAACAACTTTAACGGTACTGCAACTTTTTGTGCCGGTGGAAGTATTTTGTTAACAATCGATCAGGATTCTACAACTCCACCAAATGACTCTCCTCTTAAGTATAGTTTTTTGACCTATAACTGGTTTAGAGATAATGGTGTTTCTACACCACCAACACTTGTTGCAGGAGCGACAGGACCAAGTTATAATGTTACAACTCCGGGAGTATATTACGTAGAAACTAATTACGGAACTTGTACTTCTGAATCTTATTCCAACCGTGTTACTGTTTCTTCATCTTCATCTGGATCTTCTGTTATTATAGATTCAAGTTTAGGAAATCCTTTTTGTGCAAATGGTGACGATACAATTTTAACGGCAACGGCGGGTAACAAATACCAATGGAAAAAAGACGGCGCTGTTATTACTGGAGCTACAAATCGTACTTATGCGACAAAAGAAGCTGGTAAATATAGCGTTGATGTTGATTTTGGAGGATGTGTTGCAACGGGATCAATTGATCTTAAAAGCAATGGTTTTAATGCAAGTATTGACGTTCCGGATGAGTACAAATTAAAAGAAGGTGAAATACTTGATGTTAACATTACTACAGATGCAACTAATCCAACTATTCAGTGGTTTTTAAACGGTAATGTTATACCGGGAGCAACAGGAATTAGTTATAAAGTAGCTACAATTGGAAATTATAAAGCAGTAATTTCTCAAACTGCAGGATGCGTTGTTACTAAAGAGTTTGCTTTTAAAATTAAATCTGATACAGCATTAGTTACTGATGTTATTCCTAACATACTTAAATTAAGCGGAGCGAATCCTTATTGGAATATTCCGGATGTATATAAAAATGATACTACAAAAATTATTATCATAAGTTCAAATGGTGACAAGGTTCTGGATGTCGTGAATTACCAAGGTGATTGGCCCCAGACAGCAATAGATTTTAAAAATGTAAATCCAGTATATTACTATGTCATTCAATCCGACACAGGTGAAAAAAAAGGATCAATAACTGTGATAAAATAA
- a CDS encoding type IX secretion system membrane protein PorP/SprF has translation MKKILLFITLFYGFSNALYSQDKNENGVVSFSLPIRNSLKFNRYLINPAFSFVRETNAYASFYNKRQWVQFDNAPQTYLANYSGRFRENEAFAFGLFQQNYGLMTVFGGIGNFAHNIVLQEDSNLTFGLNVGFYKSGLDQGKIISDDPTILNGDYPSNMLLTVNPGINYGTAFLDFGLSINNLILYNFGSGIVKDDPERAIELHAMYTGYIDSYGFFERSKFSGIVKTEVKKDKTVLSGLAMLTLQQGVWAQAGYNTLYGVSAGLGVNISPSIAIEYNYERGMGNFSNLGGSHEFAIAYKFKNRNYYYGDDEEGSLIDPAKAKPVKAKPKPSTPVTRVDGAEKARLAAEAKAVADAEAKQARLAAAEKVKADAEAAAKAKLEADNKAKADAEAIKIKLAADAKAKADAAAAARAQTATTNRAVGAAQKTQAQLTADKARADAEARRIKLAADNKARVDAAAAARAQAIANKPAGPGSTAQKTQAQLAADKAKADAEAMKAKLAADKSKADAEAAAKAKAASPQKTQAQLAADKAKADAEAMKAKLAADKSKADAEAAAKAKVAAPQKTQAQLNAEKAQADAEAAAKKLEADNKAKADAEALKVKLAADAKAKADAAEAKRKADAKAKAEAADLQSILAADAKAKADSDAYQARLAAEAKIKAAEAVKTKASIDAANKAKLAAAAKAKAAEDAALKEKLAADAKAKVDAEARQARLAAEAKAKADAEALKIKQAEDAKAKAEEDILQAKLAADAKAKADAEAIQAKLAADAKAKADAEALQAKLVADAKAKADADALKVKQAADAKVKADEEALQAKLAADAKAKADAEALQAKLVADAKAKADAEALKVKQAADAKVKADEEARQAKLAVDAKAKADAEALQAKLAADAKAKADAEALQAKLAADAKAKADAEALQAKLAADAKAKADAEALQAKLAADAKAKADMEALQAKLIADARVKADAEATAKAKADAEAKKLQEAEDARQAKLAADAKAKADAEALQAKLAADAKAKADAEALQAKLAADAKAKADAEALQAKLAADAKAKADAEALQAKLAADAKAKADAEALQAKLAADAKAKADAEALQAKLAADAKAKADAEALQAKLAADAKAKADAEALQAKLAADAKAKADAEALQAKLAADAKAKADAEALQAKLAADAKAKADAEALQARQAAEEKAKVEEEARQAKLAADAKAKADAEAQQAKLAADAKAKADMIALQAKLLADAKVKADAEATAQLQAEEEARQLQLAEEARQAKLAADAKAKADAEALKAKLAADAKAKADADALKAKQATDAKAKAEEDAIRARQAAEEKAKADAEALQLKLAADAKAKADAEALQAKLAEEAELKAKLAADAAAAKAASAPKDDTAKAIDNLALSIENSGKAQSDILAQFNATVANKQKDLNDLKEENDLSDKGIYKEPKPFKSVAAENSQLEALKNQLADANRMQKAEIDKLTNLYNERLKKVPNKNDALNRAYLEKINQLKAAQIKAEQDSAALLADLERIKAETEIEKKRRIKRAAYENDQGRYAQDLAALKRIKETTKPSSTPLTANDFDFGEDQSNMQIIKNIKNSDSGYYLIIAVHSSAEKRDEFLAKAVAAGRTDVNFFYNITTSKYYIYYEKFEGLSEATKALEAKGSKPYNGKMAIVKVEN, from the coding sequence ATGAAGAAAATTTTACTATTCATAACTTTATTTTACGGTTTTTCAAATGCACTCTATTCTCAGGACAAAAATGAGAATGGAGTTGTTTCGTTTTCGTTACCTATAAGAAATTCTTTAAAGTTTAATAGATATTTAATCAACCCTGCATTCAGTTTTGTTCGTGAGACAAATGCCTATGCAAGTTTTTATAATAAAAGACAATGGGTGCAATTTGATAATGCCCCACAAACTTATTTAGCCAATTATTCAGGTCGTTTTAGAGAGAATGAAGCATTTGCTTTTGGTCTTTTTCAGCAAAATTATGGTTTAATGACCGTGTTTGGAGGAATAGGAAACTTTGCTCATAATATCGTTTTGCAGGAAGACAGCAATCTAACTTTTGGTTTGAATGTAGGTTTTTACAAAAGCGGATTGGATCAGGGGAAAATAATCTCAGATGACCCAACTATTTTAAATGGTGATTATCCATCAAATATGTTGCTTACTGTAAATCCAGGAATTAACTACGGAACAGCATTTCTTGATTTTGGATTATCGATTAACAATTTAATCCTTTACAATTTTGGATCAGGAATCGTAAAAGACGATCCGGAAAGAGCAATAGAATTGCATGCAATGTACACTGGATACATTGACAGCTATGGCTTTTTTGAAAGAAGTAAATTTTCGGGAATTGTAAAAACAGAAGTAAAAAAAGATAAAACAGTTCTTTCAGGTCTTGCCATGCTTACACTTCAGCAAGGAGTTTGGGCGCAAGCAGGTTATAATACATTATATGGAGTTTCAGCAGGATTAGGAGTTAATATTTCGCCAAGTATTGCGATCGAATACAACTACGAAAGAGGAATGGGTAATTTCTCAAATCTTGGCGGTTCTCATGAATTTGCTATTGCATATAAATTCAAAAACAGAAATTACTATTACGGAGACGATGAAGAAGGTTCTCTTATAGATCCTGCAAAAGCAAAACCTGTTAAAGCGAAACCTAAACCGAGTACTCCGGTTACTCGTGTTGATGGAGCCGAAAAAGCAAGACTAGCTGCTGAAGCTAAGGCTGTTGCCGATGCAGAAGCGAAACAAGCAAGACTAGCAGCTGCCGAAAAAGTGAAGGCTGATGCCGAAGCTGCAGCAAAAGCAAAATTAGAAGCAGACAATAAAGCTAAAGCAGATGCTGAAGCTATCAAAATAAAATTAGCCGCAGATGCAAAAGCAAAAGCCGATGCAGCAGCAGCAGCGCGAGCACAAACTGCAACTACAAACAGAGCAGTTGGTGCAGCACAAAAAACACAAGCACAATTAACAGCTGATAAAGCAAGAGCCGATGCAGAAGCGCGCAGAATTAAATTAGCTGCAGATAATAAAGCAAGAGTAGATGCCGCTGCAGCAGCAAGGGCACAAGCAATTGCAAACAAACCTGCAGGACCAGGTTCAACAGCACAAAAAACACAAGCGCAACTTGCAGCTGATAAGGCAAAAGCAGATGCAGAAGCTATGAAAGCGAAGTTGGCTGCAGATAAATCTAAAGCAGACGCTGAAGCCGCAGCAAAAGCAAAAGCTGCTTCGCCACAAAAAACACAAGCGCAACTTGCAGCTGATAAGGCAAAAGCAGATGCAGAAGCTATGAAAGCGAAGTTGGCAGCAGATAAATCTAAAGCAGACGCTGAAGCTGCAGCAAAAGCAAAAGTTGCTGCGCCACAAAAAACGCAAGCACAATTAAATGCTGAAAAAGCTCAGGCAGATGCAGAAGCAGCAGCTAAGAAATTAGAAGCAGATAATAAAGCAAAAGCAGATGCAGAAGCATTAAAAGTTAAACTAGCTGCAGATGCAAAAGCAAAAGCTGATGCCGCAGAAGCGAAACGTAAAGCAGATGCAAAAGCAAAAGCTGAAGCCGCAGATTTACAATCGATTTTGGCTGCAGATGCAAAAGCAAAAGCAGACTCAGACGCATACCAGGCTAGATTGGCTGCAGAAGCGAAAATAAAGGCTGCTGAGGCAGTAAAAACAAAAGCGAGTATTGATGCAGCAAACAAAGCAAAACTTGCCGCTGCTGCGAAAGCAAAAGCTGCAGAAGATGCTGCATTAAAAGAAAAATTAGCTGCTGATGCAAAAGCAAAAGTTGATGCAGAAGCAAGACAAGCAAGACTTGCTGCAGAAGCAAAAGCAAAAGCCGACGCTGAAGCCTTAAAAATTAAACAAGCTGAAGATGCTAAAGCAAAAGCAGAAGAAGACATATTACAAGCTAAACTAGCCGCAGATGCAAAAGCAAAAGCTGACGCAGAAGCAATACAAGCAAAATTAGCTGCAGACGCAAAAGCGAAAGCTGATGCAGAAGCATTACAAGCTAAGTTAGTAGCCGACGCTAAAGCAAAAGCTGACGCTGACGCTCTAAAAGTAAAACAAGCTGCTGATGCAAAAGTAAAAGCTGATGAAGAAGCATTACAAGCAAAATTAGCTGCAGACGCAAAAGCGAAAGCTGATGCAGAAGCTCTACAAGCTAAATTAGTAGCCGACGCTAAAGCAAAAGCAGATGCTGAAGCTCTTAAAGTTAAACAAGCTGCAGACGCAAAAGTAAAAGCTGATGAAGAAGCACGTCAGGCAAAATTAGCTGTAGACGCAAAAGCGAAAGCCGATGCAGAAGCACTACAAGCTAAGTTAGCTGCAGACGCAAAAGCAAAAGCTGATGCAGAAGCATTACAAGCTAAACTTGCTGCAGATGCAAAAGCAAAAGCTGACGCAGAAGCATTACAAGCGAAGTTAGCTGCAGACGCAAAAGCAAAAGCTGATGCAGAAGCATTACAAGCTAAACTAGCTGCCGATGCAAAAGCAAAAGCCGACATGGAAGCTTTGCAAGCAAAATTAATAGCAGATGCGAGAGTAAAAGCTGATGCTGAAGCAACAGCAAAAGCGAAAGCTGATGCTGAAGCTAAAAAATTACAAGAGGCTGAAGATGCGCGTCAGGCAAAATTAGCAGCCGATGCAAAAGCCAAAGCTGACGCAGAAGCATTACAAGCAAAATTAGCAGCCGATGCAAAAGCAAAAGCTGATGCAGAAGCATTACAAGCAAAATTAGCTGCAGACGCAAAAGCAAAAGCAGATGCAGAAGCATTACAAGCAAAATTAGCTGCGGACGCAAAAGCGAAAGCTGATGCAGAAGCATTACAAGCTAAACTAGCAGCCGATGCAAAAGCAAAAGCTGACGCAGAAGCATTACAAGCAAAATTAGCTGCCGATGCAAAAGCAAAAGCTGATGCAGAAGCATTACAAGCTAAACTAGCAGCCGATGCAAAAGCAAAAGCTGACGCAGAAGCATTACAAGCAAAATTAGCTGCAGACGCAAAAGCAAAAGCAGATGCAGAAGCACTACAAGCAAAATTAGCTGCAGACGCAAAAGCAAAAGCTGACGCAGAAGCATTACAAGCAAAATTAGCTGCGGACGCAAAAGCGAAAGCTGACGCAGAAGCATTACAAGCTAAACTAGCTGCAGACGCAAAAGCCAAAGCTGATGCAGAAGCATTACAAGCAAGACAAGCTGCTGAAGAAAAAGCAAAAGTTGAAGAAGAAGCTCGTCAGGCGAAATTAGCTGCAGACGCAAAAGCAAAAGCCGATGCAGAAGCACAACAAGCTAAACTGGCTGCTGATGCTAAAGCGAAAGCTGATATGATTGCACTTCAGGCAAAATTATTAGCTGATGCAAAAGTAAAAGCAGATGCTGAGGCTACTGCACAATTACAAGCAGAAGAAGAAGCTAGACAATTGCAATTAGCAGAAGAAGCACGTCAGGCGAAATTAGCTGCAGATGCAAAAGCAAAAGCTGATGCAGAAGCATTAAAAGCAAAATTAGCTGCAGATGCAAAAGCAAAAGCTGACGCAGATGCATTAAAAGCAAAACAAGCTACGGATGCAAAAGCAAAAGCTGAAGAAGACGCGATCAGAGCCAGACAAGCGGCTGAAGAAAAAGCCAAAGCTGATGCAGAAGCATTACAATTAAAATTAGCTGCAGATGCAAAAGCGAAAGCTGATGCGGAAGCTTTACAAGCAAAATTAGCTGAAGAAGCTGAATTAAAAGCTAAGCTTGCTGCAGATGCAGCAGCTGCAAAAGCTGCTTCAGCTCCTAAAGATGATACAGCAAAAGCAATTGATAATTTGGCTTTATCTATAGAAAATTCAGGAAAAGCACAAAGCGATATATTGGCACAGTTTAATGCGACAGTGGCTAACAAACAAAAAGACCTGAACGACTTAAAAGAAGAAAATGACTTAAGTGATAAAGGAATTTATAAAGAGCCTAAACCATTCAAAAGTGTTGCTGCAGAAAATAGTCAGTTAGAAGCATTAAAAAACCAACTTGCTGACGCAAACAGAATGCAAAAAGCAGAAATTGACAAGTTGACTAATTTATATAATGAAAGACTTAAAAAAGTACCGAATAAAAATGATGCTTTAAATAGAGCGTATCTGGAAAAAATAAACCAATTAAAAGCAGCACAAATAAAAGCAGAACAAGATAGTGCAGCATTACTGGCAGATTTAGAACGTATTAAAGCAGAAACTGAAATCGAGAAAAAACGTAGAATTAAACGTGCCGCTTACGAAAATGATCAGGGAAGATATGCACAGGACCTAGCAGCTCTAAAACGTATTAAGGAAACAACAAAACCAAGTAGTACGCCATTAACTGCAAACGATTTTGATTTTGGAGAAGATCAGTCAAACATGCAGATTATTAAGAATATTAAAAATTCTGATAGTGGTTATTATTTGATTATCGCGGTTCACAGCAGTGCCGAAAAAAGAGATGAATTCCTTGCCAAAGCGGTTGCCGCAGGACGTACAGATGTTAATTTCTTTTATAATATAACAACAAGTAAATACTATATCTATTACGAGAAATTTGAAGGTTTATCTGAAGCAACTAAGGCATTAGAAGCAAAAGGAAGCAAACCATATAATGGAAAAATGGCTATCGTAAAAGTTGAGAATTAA